Proteins from a genomic interval of Centroberyx gerrardi isolate f3 chromosome 23, fCenGer3.hap1.cur.20231027, whole genome shotgun sequence:
- the LOC139932369 gene encoding excitatory amino acid transporter 3-like, with amino-acid sequence MDMMGKKERRGVNFKGLLKRNWLLIATVISVLLGISLGVVVREYASLSHLHKQYFGFPGEILMRMLKLVILPLIISSMITGVAALDSEVSGKIGLRAVVYYFSTTIIAVILGIILVMTIKPGVSQTAEHIDRAGTTPNVTTVDTLLDLVRNMFPENLVQACFQQYKTKRKELEPPKVTVNTTTIPPLATTIMAAVENITKDYKIIGTYSDGINVLGLIVFCVAFGLVIGKMGEKGRILLEFFDALNEATMKLVQIIMCYMPVGILFLIAAKIIEVEDWEIFRKMGLYMVTVLSGLAIHSTICLPLIFFVIVRKNPYTFTLGMAQALVTALMISSSSATLPVTFRCAEENNRIDKRITRFVLPVGATINMDGTALYEAVAAIFIAQLNDYALDVGQIVTISITATVASIGAAGVPNAGLVTMVIVLTAVGLPASDVTLIVAVDWLLDRFRTMINVLGDAYGAGIVQKLSKRELERMDLTSDVDVANPFALEATLDDEECEKKSYVNGGFTVDKTDAISFTETSQF; translated from the exons ATGGACATGATGGGCAAAAAAGAGCGACGAGGCGTGAATTTCAAAGGCTTGCTGAAGAGGAACTGGCTTCTGATTGCCACGGTCATATCAGTGCTGTTAG GCATCAGTTTGGGTGTCGTGGTCAGAGAGTATGCAtccctctcccacctccacAAGCAGTATTTTGGCTTCCCTGGAGAGATCCTGATGCGAATGCTTAAGCTGGTCATCCTTCCGCTCATCATTTCCAGCATGATTACAG GGGTTGCAGCCTTGGACTCTGAGGTGTCGGGAAAGATAGGTCTGCGAGCCGTTGTGTATTATTTCTCAACAACCATCATCGCAGTCATTCTCG GTATTATTTTGGTGATGACCATCAAACCAGGAGTCTCTCAGACGGCTGAGCACATTGACAGGGCAGGGACCACGCCCAACGTCACAACAGTTGACACCCTCCTGGACCTCGTCAG AAACATGTTTCCAGAAAATCTGGTGCAGGCTTGCTTTCAACAG TACAAGACAAAGCGCAAAGAGTTGGAGCCTCCCAAAGTTACGGTCAACACCACCACAATTCCACCTCTCGCAACTACTATCATGGCAGCTGTGGAG AATATAACCAAGGACTATAAAATCATTGGGACATATTCGGATGGAATCAACGTGTTGGGCCTTATCGTATTCTGCGTTGCTTTTGGCCTTGTCATTGGCAAGATGGGCGAAAAGGGGCGCATCCTCCTGGAATTTTTTGACGCCTTGAATGAAGCAACCATGAAACTAGTCCAGATAATTATGTG CTACATGCCAGTGGGGATCCTGTTCCTAATTGCTGCTAAGATCATTGAGGTGGAAGACTGGGAGATCTTCAGGAAGATGGGCCTTTATATGGTGACAGTGCTGAGCGG CCTAGCTATCCACTCCACCATTTGTCTGCCGCTGATCTTCTTTGTCATTGTGAGGAAGAACCCATACACATTCACCTTGGGAATGGCTCAGGCCTTGGTGACGGCGCTCATGATATCCTCCAG CTCTGCCACCCTGCCTGTCACCTTCCGCTGTGCCGAGGAGAACAATCGGATCGACAAGCGGATCACCCGCTTCGTCCTCCCGGTGGGCGCCACCATCAACATGGACGGCACGGCGCTGTATGAGGCGGTGGCCGCCATCTTCATCGCCCAGCTGAACGACTACGCCCTGGACGTGGGCCAGATCGTTACCATCAG caTAACAGCAACAGTTGCCAGTATCGGGGCGGCGGGAGTCCCTAACGCTGGGCTCGTCACCATGGTGATAGTCTTAACAGCCGTTGGACTACCAGCAAGTGACGTCACGTTGATAGTCGCTGTGGATTGGCTGCT GGACCGGTTCCGCACTATGATCAACGTGCTCGGCGACGCGTACGGAGCCGGCATTGTCCAGAAACTGTCCAAGCGGGAGCTGGAGAGGATGGACCTGACGTCAGACGTGGACGTGGCCAACCCCTTCGCCCTGGAAGCCACCCTGGACGACGAGGAGTGCGAGAAGAAGTCCTACGTCAACGGAGGCTTCACCGTCGACAAGACCGACGCCATCTCCTTCACCGAAACCTCACAGTTTTAG
- the LOC139932342 gene encoding excitatory amino acid transporter 3-like, whose protein sequence is MNKDYGVVTVEENMDYKSNNGCCYERGHVREALLRNKFLISMLAAVVLGIALGLIIRDHIPLTELSKFYIGFPGELLMRMLKLVILPLVVSSMITGVAALNSDVSGKVALRAAVYFISTTILAVTIGLVLVQIIKPGVTYSVGTGERGDSEETISTVDAMLDLLRNMVPSNLVEACFQQYKTERKEFEVEVDENSPNGTEVTLVGEDVAGVNILGLIIFCLIFGVVIGKMGERGKILVDFFTALNGATKILVQIVMSYMPVGVTFMIASHIVEIDNWDIVYKLGKFIVTVILGLLIHGAITLPSMFFFFVRNNPYKMIWGMAPALLTALLISSSAATLPVTFRCCEEVNMIDRRITRFMLPMGTTINMDGTALYEGVAALFIAQLNNIKLDMAQIFIIGVTAAASSIGSAGIPAAGAVTTLLVLTAVDLPVRDATLLIATEWLLDRCNTSINVLGDSIGVAIVQKLSMKELEKMDEMVVEEAAQVDTTRLQTMVQVLGDETLGVGLTRRLSQMEAGAIDAQPIADPGGPSQVRVSISQVALECRSSSGNRPSRDSNSSGSSLAFESVQAMAAV, encoded by the exons ATGAACAAAGACTACGGAGTGGTTACCGTGGAGGAAAACATGGATTACAAGAGCAATAATGGGTGTTGCTACGAAAGGGGGCATGTACGAGAGGCACTTCTGAGGAATAAATTTCTAATTTCCATGCTTGCTGCTGTTGTCCTGG GGATTGCTTTGGGTCTGATTATCAGAGACCACATTCCCCTCACAGAACTGAGCAAATTCTACATAGGCTTTCCAGGGGAACTGTTGATGCGGATGCTTAAATTAGTTATCCTCCCTCTGGTTGTTTCAAGTATGATAACAG GTGTTGCTGCTCTGAACTCTGATGTCTCCGGAAAAGTGGCTCTACGTGCAGCAGTGTACTTCATCTCAACAACTATTCTAGCTGTGACTATTG GTCTAGTATTGGTACAGATCATCAAGCCTGGAGTAACTTACAGTGTCGGTACGGGTGAGAGAGGTGACAGCGAGGAAACCATCTCCACAGTGGACGCCATGTTGGATCTCCTGAG gAATATGGTGCCATCTAATCTGGTTGAGGCTTGCTTCCAACAG TACAAGACGGAAAGGAAGGAGTTTGAGGTGGAAGTCGACGAAAACAGCCCC AATGGCACGGAAGTGACGCTTGTGGGCGAAGACGTTGCAGGAGTCAATATTTTGGGCCTCATCATCTTCTGTCTGATTTTCGGCGTGGTCATTGGAAaaatgggagaaagagggaaaatcCTTGTTGATTTTTTCACCGCCCTCAACGGGGCCACCAAAATTTTGGTTCAAATAGTAATGAG CTACATGCCAGTTGGGGTAACATTCATGATTGCCAGCCACATTGTTGAAATTGACAACTGGGATATTGTCTACAAACTTGGAAAGTTCATAGTAACTGTAATTCTGGG GCTTTTAATTCACGGCGCAATAACTCTACCAtcaatgtttttcttctttgtgagAAATAACCCCTATAAAATGATTTGGGGGATGGCTCCTGCCTTGCTGACTGCACTGCTCATCTCATCCAG CGCTGCAACTCTGCCGGTGACGTTCCGATGTTGCGAGGAGGTGAACATGATCGACAGGAGAATCACTCGCTTCATGCTGCCCATGGGCACCACCATCAACATGGACGGAACGGCCCTTTACGAAGGAGTGGCGGCCCTCTTTATCGCTCAGCTCAATAATATCAAACTTGACATGGCTCAGATATTTATCATTGG TGTAACAGCAGCAGCGTCCAGCATAGGATCAGCAGGGATCCCGGCTGCAGGAGCGGTGACCACTCTGCTGGTCCTGACAGCAGTCGATTTACCCGTGAGGGACGCCACCCTTCTCATCGCTACAGAATGGCTGCT AGACCGTTGCAACACGTCCATCAACGTCCTCGGAGACAGCATCGGTGTGGCAATTGTGCAAAAACTCTCCATGAAGGAATTGGAAAAAATGGATGAGATGGTGGTGGAAGAAGCTGCGCAAGTGGATACGACAAG GCTCCAAACCATGGTTCAGGTGCTGGGGGATGAGACACTGGGAGTCGGCCTGACTAGGAGACTGTCCCAGATGGAGGCCGGTGCCATCGACGCGCAGCCCATCGCCGATCCCGGCGGCCCCAGCCAGGTCCGGGTCAGCATCAGCCAGGTCGCTCTAGAGTGCCGGTCCAGCTCAGGAAACCGCCCATCCCGCGACAGcaacagcagcggcagcagcctgGCTTTCGAGAGCGTTCAAGCAATGGCCGCCGTTTGA